CTTTCCGTTCAGCACCACCACCAGGGTGCTGTCATCCTCCGCCGTCACCTGCAGCAGCGACACGTCGCCGGTCTCCCGCACGGCGTCGTAGCCTGCTACCACGGACAGCAGCGACGCGCTGGGGGAATCGTTGGCCGGATCGGCCAGCCGCTGCCAGGCAAAGACAAAGTCCCCGGCCCGGACCGCCCGGCCGTCGGACCACTCGGCCTTCCGCAGCTTGAAGGTCCAGGTCACGGTGCCGTCGGCATTCTCCTCCGTACTGACGCTCTTGGCTGCGCCGTTCGTCACCGTGGTCCCGCCGGAGCCGTCTCCTGTTTTCCGCATCAGATTTTCATACAGGTGGACCAGGACGGTCTGGTCCGCCGTCTCTGTGGCGTAGATGGGATCCAGCTCCTCCGGCGCGCCGCCCACGCAGACGGAGAGGGCCGGCCCCTCCCCGCTTCCGCCGCAGCCGGTCAGGCTGAGAGCCAGCAGCGCCGCCGCCAAGAACAGCGCCCACCGGCGCTTCCAATTCTTCATATCGTCGTTCCTCCCGCTCTGGAGTCTAAAACGGGCACCCCTGCCGGGCACCCCTGCATATCAAAGGACCTGGTCTATTATAAAGATTATCAGGCAGCTTGTAAAGTTACGAGCCCTCAAAAAGTAACAAATAATTACAAAATTAAAAATTTATTCACAAATCACAGCAAGAACTCGAAAATGCCCTGTCTCCCAGCCGGAACCAGTGGCGTGAAAAGCGCCGGGCGCGGATTTCCGCGTCCGGCGTTCAAAGCCGTTTTCACGCTGTGGTCAGGCGGCCGTCCTCGTCGAACTTCACCGGAACGATCTCGTTCCGGGTCTTCTGGGCGATGTCGTCGATCCGCATCTTGGCAGGATAGTCGGAGATGAAAGTCACTGCCACGCCCTGCCGCCTGGCCCGGCCGGTCCGGCCGATCCGGTGGACGTAGTCCTGGTTTTCGTCCGGCACATCGCAGTTGAACACGATGTCCACATCATCCACGTCGATGCCACGGGCCGCCACGTCGGTGGAGACGAACACCCGCAGCTCGCCCCGGCGGAACTTCTCCATCACCTGCTCCCGCTTCCGCTGGGGAATATCGCCGTGGATGCACTCCGCGTCGATGCCCCGCATCTGCAGGAACTTGGTGATCCGCTCTGTGGAGCCCTTGGTGTTGCAGAAGGCCATGCACCGGTCGAAACCCGTCTCGTTCAGAATCTTTTCAATGGCGTCTGCCTTACCGTCGTGGGGCACGTCCATGCGGAACTGCTTGATGTCCGGCTTGTTCTGCTCATCCTCCCGGACGGTAATCTCCGCCGCGTCCCGCTGGTACACCCAGGCGATGTCCATGACCTCCCGGGAGATAGTGGCGGAGAAGAGTCCCAGGTTCTTCCGCTTGTTCATCTTGTCCAGCAGGCGGGTCACGTCATGGATGAAGCCCATGTCCAGCATCCGGTCCGCCTCGTCCAGCACCACGGTCTGCGCCGTGTCCACCCGGACGGTGCGGCGCTTCATGTGGTCGGAAAGCCGTCCCGGCGTGGCCACCACGATCTGGGGGTGCTTCTTCAGCGTGTCGATCTGCCGGCCGATAGGGGCGCCGCCATAGAGGCACACCGTCCGCACGCCGGGCTTGAAGGCTGCCAGGTCCCGAATCTCGTCGGTGATCTGGATGGCCAGCTCCCGGGTGGGGGCCAGGATTACCGCCTGGACGCTCTCGTCCTCCGGGTCCACATGCTCCACGATGGGGATGCCGTAGGCAAAGGTCTTGCCGGTGCCGGTGGGGGCCTTGGCGATCACATCCTGCCAGTCCATCATAGGCGGGATGCAGCCTGCCTGGACCGGGGTGGACACCTCAATGTTGCGTTTTTCAATGGCGCGTATGATCTCCGGCGACAGGTGCAGGCTGTCGAACCGGACGCCTTCCGTAAATTCCATGGCTCTCTTCCTCTTTCGTTTATCCGTTGGCCTGGCCGGCGCGGCTGCGCCCGTAGATCATGGGCACTACCAGGACTACCAGTGCCAGCAGGGCTGAGAAGAACGTGGTCTCGCTGGTCACCATAGCGCCGGCGGCCACCACCAGGCCCGCCAGCATCCAAAGCCAGCCGGCAAACCGGTGGACCTCTTTCCACAACGGCGGATTGTTTACCGTAAAGGAGAACCGCAGGGCCAGCTTGGCATCCTCCGTGCAGTCGAACATGTGGGAGCCCAGCAGCATCAGCACCAGACCCAGAATGCAGGGCGTGTAGAAGTTCAGACTTAGCCCCTGGCCGGAAGTCTCCAAAATGGCGCCGCTGCAGAACAGCAGGGAAATGGTTGGAAAGCCCCAGCGCCCCATGAGCCGGTTAAACGCCGGTGGGATCTTCATCCGCTTTTGATACTGCAGCAGCATGAACTGCGCGACAGCCTCCAGCAGGCACATCAAACCGGGCAGGAGGAGCGCCACCGCCCACCGGGGCAGGGAGTCATCCTGGCCGCCGGGGCCGATCAGGCCGGTCTCCACAATCTCCGGGATCCGGTCCCACATCCGCACGCCCAGGATCATTGGCAGGGCGCAGGCCGTCAGCGTCACGATCAGCAGCGCCCGCTGCTTTTCCGGCGACAGGTGCTTTCCAAATATCTCAGCCCCCCGGATTTCCAGGTCGCGGGGCAGGGCCTCTCTCTTTTTTCGGTTGCTCATAGTCAGCCGGGTCCTCCTTCTGGGGTCCGCAGGCAGATCGCTCTGCCGTCAAAATTTTTCTTTTCTCCGGGCTTCCTATGGACTGCGCCGGGGGAAACGGGTATTATTATATATGGAAAATACGCTTTTGTAAAGCACTGTCAAGGAAAACGCCCGTCCATGCGGAGCAGCCCCGCCCGGCCGCTCCTTGCTCTCCCGGAGAAAAGCAGTCCCGGAATATGTTCGCATTTCCCCGCATTCCTCCGTTTTTTGAGTAAATTTGTCTTATAATTGTAGTAAAATTTTGTATTGTGCCCCGTAAGATTCACAAATTTTATGGTACATTGTAAGAACCAGAAAGCTCCAGAGCGGATACGGAGGTGCCACGTGAACGGCGGAATGGATTATGTACGCATTTTGCGGGACCTGCGGGAAGATGCTGACAAGACCCAGACCCAGATCGCTGAGGTGCTCGGAACATCCCAGACGATGTACGCCCGCTATGAGCGCGGGGCCAACGAGCTTCCGATCCATCATCTGATCACGTTGAGCAAATACTACGGGGTCAGTACGGACTACCTGCTGGGTCTCAGCAAGGAACGCTGAAACGCGGACAGGGAGAGCTCCCTGTCCGCGTTTTTCAGGTTTCTTCAATCTGCCGGGGCAATCTCCTGTGCTTTTGCCTCGACCACGCTGCTCTCGTCGGCATCGGGCAGGTCCGCGGTAAAGTGATCTGCTGCCTGCCCGGTCATGGTGCCGGAAAACTCTGTAAGCCCGTTGTCGCCGCTGACAGTCTCATAGCTGGTGCCGTCCCCGTTGTCCTGGGACACAGTCCACCGGTCCAGGTCGCCAGTGACGTCAATGGTGACAGTCCGGGTCTCCCGGCTGCCGTCCTCATGCACCACATCCATATCGTAGGCGTAGTGATAGGCACCCGCGGTCTCCATGGCCTCGGTGATGTCAATCTCCTCACCCTGAGCGTGGAGGATCAGCCGGCCGTTCTCCTTGGTGACCGGCTCCCCGGCCGCTACGGTGACATACACCTCGTTGCCCTGGTTATCCTGGGCTAGGTACTGATTTCCGGATGTCCAGACGATGGTGAACTGCCGGAAGAACTCCCCGTCCGTGGCCACGTTCACTGCCCCGGCGGTGACGGCCAGCGCCATCACCATGGCAGCGGCAATGGCCGCGCCCCGCAGGACCCGGGGCATCCGCTTTCTGTGCTTCATCTCCTGCATTTTCTGAAAAACCTCCTGTTTGGCTTGGTCGGAGGCACGGAGATGGGAAAAGGTCTCCTGGTACAGTCTCTTGTCGATCATGACTCTGCCTCCTGTAAGATCAGTTTCAGCTTCCCCCTGGCCCGCATGAGCCAGGTCTGCACGGTGGACGGATTGGCCCCCATGGCCGCCGCGATCTCCTGTACGGAGCAGTCTTCGTAGTAGTAGAGATACACCGCGGCCCGGTATTTGGGCGGCAGGCCCATCACGTGCTGGTAGAGCTCACTCTGCTGCGGCGTGTCGAACACCGGCTCCCCGGCCTCCTCCAGAGGCCCGGTCCGCCTGCGCCACGGAGAGCGGAGCAGCTTCTTGCTCTCGTTCACCGCCACCCGGACGACCCAGTACCGCTCATGCTCCGGCGACCGGAAGGGCTTTCGCTCCAGATAGAGCTTCAGCAGCGTCTCCTGCATCACGTCCTCCGCGTCGGCGCGGTTTTTCAAATAGCTGTATGCCAGCCGGAACACGGTGTCGCCATAGCGCTCCACCGCCCCCTCGAATGCCGCGTCTGTCAATCTCATCACACCTTGCTGTTGGGATGGGCGGCAGCGCCGCCCGGAAAGGCCTTTCTATCGGGAATATCCCTCACTGGGGTGAAATATCTCACCCAGTCCGAAAGTTTTTCAAAAATCATGCGCCCCGCGCAGGAGCGGGATCTCGAAAACCGGAAACGGCTGAGCCGTTTCCGGTTTTCTGCGTTTTTCTCAGATCGGATCACTTGTGGGGCACGTGCCAGATGTTGTCGGCATACTCCGCCACAGCCCGGTCGGCGGCGAACACGCCGCTGCGGGCGATGTTGTGCAGGCTCATGCGATTCCAGGCCGTCTGGTCCCGATAGGTCTCCGCCATGCGCTTTTCCGCCTGGCAGTATGCCTGGAAGTCCGCCAGCAAAAAGTACTCGTCCGCGGGGCTGCCCCCGGCGCCGAACAGCAGCCGCTGGTACAGGTCGTCGTACCGGACACCGTCCCGGAAGCCGGTCCGCAGCGCGTCCAGGCACCGGTGAAGCACCGGGTCCCGGTTGTACAGCCGCTGGGGCACATAGCCTTCCCGCTTCAGCTGCTCCACCTCGTCG
This DNA window, taken from Dysosmobacter welbionis, encodes the following:
- a CDS encoding DEAD/DEAH box helicase; amino-acid sequence: MEFTEGVRFDSLHLSPEIIRAIEKRNIEVSTPVQAGCIPPMMDWQDVIAKAPTGTGKTFAYGIPIVEHVDPEDESVQAVILAPTRELAIQITDEIRDLAAFKPGVRTVCLYGGAPIGRQIDTLKKHPQIVVATPGRLSDHMKRRTVRVDTAQTVVLDEADRMLDMGFIHDVTRLLDKMNKRKNLGLFSATISREVMDIAWVYQRDAAEITVREDEQNKPDIKQFRMDVPHDGKADAIEKILNETGFDRCMAFCNTKGSTERITKFLQMRGIDAECIHGDIPQRKREQVMEKFRRGELRVFVSTDVAARGIDVDDVDIVFNCDVPDENQDYVHRIGRTGRARRQGVAVTFISDYPAKMRIDDIAQKTRNEIVPVKFDEDGRLTTA
- a CDS encoding SdpI family protein; the protein is MSNRKKREALPRDLEIRGAEIFGKHLSPEKQRALLIVTLTACALPMILGVRMWDRIPEIVETGLIGPGGQDDSLPRWAVALLLPGLMCLLEAVAQFMLLQYQKRMKIPPAFNRLMGRWGFPTISLLFCSGAILETSGQGLSLNFYTPCILGLVLMLLGSHMFDCTEDAKLALRFSFTVNNPPLWKEVHRFAGWLWMLAGLVVAAGAMVTSETTFFSALLALVVLVVPMIYGRSRAGQANG
- a CDS encoding helix-turn-helix domain-containing protein → MDYVRILRDLREDADKTQTQIAEVLGTSQTMYARYERGANELPIHHLITLSKYYGVSTDYLLGLSKER
- a CDS encoding RNA polymerase sigma factor, whose translation is MRLTDAAFEGAVERYGDTVFRLAYSYLKNRADAEDVMQETLLKLYLERKPFRSPEHERYWVVRVAVNESKKLLRSPWRRRTGPLEEAGEPVFDTPQQSELYQHVMGLPPKYRAAVYLYYYEDCSVQEIAAAMGANPSTVQTWLMRARGKLKLILQEAES